AGCCGGGATGCACGGCGTCGGCGCCGCGGGCGCGCGCGGCTTCCAGAATCGCCGCGCTGTTCAGATAGCTCTGCGCCGCGAGCGCCGGGCCGATGCAGACCGCTTCGTCGGCGAGCATCACATGCATGGCATGGCGATCGGCCTCCGAATACACCGCCACCGACGCGATGCCCAGACGCTTGAGCGTGCGAATCACGCGGCAGGCAATCTCGCCGCGATTGGCAATCAGGACTTTGCGCAATCTCATTGGGCATCCCATATCGTCAGTCGCACGGGCGTGGGGTTGTAGCCGTTGCACGGATTATTCAACTGCGGACAGTTCGAAATCAGCACCGTGACATCCATGTCGGCGCGCATCTCGACGTATTTGCCCGGCGCGGAGATGCCGTCCTCGAAAGTCAGTTTGCCGAGCCGCGTGACCGGCACGTTCATGAAGAAATTGATGTTGCTGACAATGTCTCGCTTGCCGAGCCGCGTGCCCGCGCCGCACGTGCAGTGCGTGATCGCGTGCAGGAAGCTGTCGCGGCAGTTGTGCATGTAACGCTTGTCGAGCGCGTAGCGCACCGTGTTGCTCTCCGCCGCGCACGCGCCGCCGAGCGTGTCGTGACGGCCGCACGTATCGGCGACGATCGTCAGCATCGGCTTGCCGAGATTGGACATCAGCACGCTGCCGGCCGAGAGATAGAGGTTGCGCTGCGCGCGGATCGTATCTTGCGCGCTATAGCGTTCGAGCGGATCGGCGCTGTTGTAGAACAGCGTGTCCACCGCCTGATTGCCTTCCAGGTCGAGAATGCGGAACACCTGTCCGCGCTTGACTTCATGCAGCCACGGTTCGCCCGAAGGCAGTGTCTGGTCGTAGACCGCATGACGCAGTTCGAGCTTGCTTTCGATGATAGGCATCACGGGTCTCCTTAAACGAACAGACGGTCGGTGTTGACGAAGCCGCGCTCATTCTCGGGACACGCCGAGCGGCAGAAATCGTCGGCCGGTACGCAGGCGTCGGTTGCATACGCGCGGTACGCGATCAGCTTGACCGGCCTCGGTTCGTATTCGGATGAAGGGTCCAGCGGATGCGGCGCGGTGGAGAACGCGGCGAGCGTGTCCATTTCGAAGCGCAGATCGAATGCCGCGCCGGCCGGCGAATGGCCGGTCACGAAGTCGAGCGCGCCGTCCTCGCCGATCGCGAGTTTGCTGAAGAAGTTGACGTTGGCGACCAGATCGCGTGCGCCCAGGCCGTGCTTCGCCAGTTCGAGCAGCAGGCTGTCGCGGCCGTTGCGGATCATCGCGTTGCGATGCTGCTGATAATGGGCCACGCCGTACTTGCTCGCGAACAGTTCCGCGTCGCCGACGCCGCCGAGCGGATCGTGCCAGCCGAGCGTATCGGCCGTGATCGAGGCCAAGACGCGCCCCATGTCCGAATAGAGCACGTGGCCGCGCGTCAGATGCGCGGTGTGCTGCGCCTTCAGCGTATCGGCCATGTTGTAGCGTTCGAGCGGTTCGTCGTGCCGGTGGAATACGGCGGCGAGATTCGCGCCGCCTTCGGTATCGACGATGCGCAACGCCATGCCGCGGCGCAGCACGCCGGACCAGTGCGTGCCGGCGGGAATCACCGCTTCCCACGCCACATGGGGGATCGGTGCGAGATCGACTGGGATTTGCGTCGACATGGAGGCTCCAGGTATCGGTTGGGAATAAGCGTGAGAGGGCGATTGACCGACATCGCGACCTCCCGGGCTTTTATCCCTCCGTGGAGCCTCGCCGGCGCCTTGAAAGAAGGTGAACGGCAAGACCGGATTGCTCTCGGACCAGGCATCGTGCGACTTGAAGCGAACGACCGGAACCCTAGCGATCCTGAAGATGATGCAAATTACTTCGCACCTCTCGGTATGCATCTAAGCGAGTTATGTGCCAGCGTGTCGCCGGGAATGCGGCAAGCGCAGCGTGGCAAGGGATTGGGTGCGGCCGTGGGCTGATCGGCGTATGCGCGGGTGGATCGCTCACGCACCAGCGCAGTTGGTGAATTCGCACCACCAGGATGCGCGGAGCACCACGATTGGGCCCGAAGTTCGCGTGCGCCACGCTCGCGTCGCGTCTGCGCGATGGCACGGTGTGTGCATCTCAATGCGCCACGTCCACTTCGCTTCTTACCCGACCATGCCGACCCTTGCCGCTATCCGACGCGCGCTTTACACCCTCATGTCGGCACGTTTCATCGAATTGCAGAAGCAACAGCGCCGCTCATGATCCTCGCCGCGCCGTTGCCGTGACGGCGCGCGTCTTCTCTCAAACCTGAGCATCCGGTTCGGCGCTCGCATAGCGCGCCTGTTGACCGAAACTCGCCAGCGCCTTCGAACCGTCGGGCAACACGAGTTCTCCTCGTTCGAGACGCTCCTTCAGATAGGTAAAGCTCTGCGCCGTCTGCGCGAACAGATGGTCGCCCGCCGCTACAGGCGGGTATTTCGCCACCGCCTCGGGCGTCGCGAACCGCGGCAGCGGCGCAACCACCGTGTGATAGTCGCAGGCGAAAAAGAGCGGGAACGAATAGCGCTCCTGCCTTACTTTGCGCACGCGATGCGAGGTCGCGACGTAGGTCCCGCCGGTCCACACTTCCAGCATGTCGCCGATGTTCACGACGAACGCATTCTCGACCGGCGGCGCATCGATCCACTCGCCCTCGCCGTTCATCACTTCGAGACCGGGCGCGCTCGGCAGCAGGATCGTGAAGCACTCGTAGTCGGTATGCGCGCCGATGCCCGGCCGGTCTTCCGCGGACGGATCCAGCGGATAGTGGATCAGGCGCAACTGGCTCGGCGGCTTGCGCAGATAGCGCTCGAAGTGCTGTTCAGGCAAGCCGAGCGCGAGCGAGAAACCTCGAAACAACGCGCGGCCGAGTTCGAACGCCGCTTCGTAGTAGCCGCCCACTGCTTCGCGAAAACCCGGTTGGTCGGGCCAGCTGTTCGGGCCCAGCATGGGGGTGCCGGCGGCCACGTCGGGGTCGTCGGCCGGCAATTCACGGCCTGTGTCGAAGGCCTCCTTCCTGTCGCGCTTGCCGCCCGCGAAGACTTCCTCGCCTTCGGGCACATAGCCGCGATGCGCGGCGGAGTTGCCGATGTAATAGCGCATCTTCCACTCGTGCGGGGCGGCAAAGAAGCGCCTGGCCTGCTCGATCAGCGCGCTTTGCTGCTCGAGCGACACCTGGTGGCCGGTGACGTAGAAGAAACCGGCTTCGCGCGCGGCGCGATCGAGTTCACGCGCGGTCGCGAGGCGGCGGTCCGTGTCATCGCTGAAGAGGCCGCTGACATCGACGATGGGCAACTGCTGGAAACGGGTATGGGTTGGGCTCATGAGAGGGCTGGCGCCTGGCTGGCTTGCGGGTTGGTCGGCGATTGCGTTGGCTGGCCGCCGCGAGCGTCGGGAGCGCGGCCGGGGTCGTGGGTATCGCGTGCTTCGCGTGTTTC
Above is a genomic segment from Paraburkholderia aromaticivorans containing:
- a CDS encoding isopenicillin N synthase family dioxygenase: MSPTHTRFQQLPIVDVSGLFSDDTDRRLATARELDRAAREAGFFYVTGHQVSLEQQSALIEQARRFFAAPHEWKMRYYIGNSAAHRGYVPEGEEVFAGGKRDRKEAFDTGRELPADDPDVAAGTPMLGPNSWPDQPGFREAVGGYYEAAFELGRALFRGFSLALGLPEQHFERYLRKPPSQLRLIHYPLDPSAEDRPGIGAHTDYECFTILLPSAPGLEVMNGEGEWIDAPPVENAFVVNIGDMLEVWTGGTYVATSHRVRKVRQERYSFPLFFACDYHTVVAPLPRFATPEAVAKYPPVAAGDHLFAQTAQSFTYLKERLERGELVLPDGSKALASFGQQARYASAEPDAQV
- a CDS encoding urea amidolyase associated protein UAAP1, with product MSTQIPVDLAPIPHVAWEAVIPAGTHWSGVLRRGMALRIVDTEGGANLAAVFHRHDEPLERYNMADTLKAQHTAHLTRGHVLYSDMGRVLASITADTLGWHDPLGGVGDAELFASKYGVAHYQQHRNAMIRNGRDSLLLELAKHGLGARDLVANVNFFSKLAIGEDGALDFVTGHSPAGAAFDLRFEMDTLAAFSTAPHPLDPSSEYEPRPVKLIAYRAYATDACVPADDFCRSACPENERGFVNTDRLFV
- a CDS encoding urea amidolyase associated protein UAAP2, coding for MPIIESKLELRHAVYDQTLPSGEPWLHEVKRGQVFRILDLEGNQAVDTLFYNSADPLERYSAQDTIRAQRNLYLSAGSVLMSNLGKPMLTIVADTCGRHDTLGGACAAESNTVRYALDKRYMHNCRDSFLHAITHCTCGAGTRLGKRDIVSNINFFMNVPVTRLGKLTFEDGISAPGKYVEMRADMDVTVLISNCPQLNNPCNGYNPTPVRLTIWDAQ